In a genomic window of Ralstonia insidiosa:
- a CDS encoding hybrid sensor histidine kinase/response regulator: protein MGAAAVGTLGRLMLESAAGIRLPFYLAFPVVTIAAWYGGFWPGIVAIATYALLFAGLVELQAIPPVNLTPVQLSVFAAGALLICLLCEQLRRARAGAERRARAETLQRVSQQRLLAALQASPISLYDVDNTMHFTWVHNPVLGLKPEQLMGRTVREVFGRRAAARLTEASQRVIANGTPTRVEFAFRRRHTQRVVYDVVVMPLRDDTGEIVGLTNAVIDISEHRQAEARRAQLLEAESRAREEAERASRLKDDFLATVSHELRTPLNAVLGWAQLLNMRAYDEAMFKRGLAAIERSARTQVHLIDDLLDMSAILSGKVPLEIGEVDLADVLERARETIEPMARQKQISIDTEYLPVPMLQGDAGRLKQVFWNLLANAVKFTPEGGHVRLSVHPAPEGVVATVRDTGIGIEPAFLPHIFDRFQQADLSNTRRHGGLGLGLSIAKQLVELHHGRITAASSGANHGTTMAVTLPLHAAQPDEQTGRTPGLVSGTSAPTLDGMRVLAVDDNPESLGVIALMLERYGAEVVTVSNGPAALDALEQAAADCPFDALVSDLAMPGMDGMQLVRAVRAKGMIDLPAIAVTAFADPIRLKAAKEAGYQSVITKPIFPGELGHVLAANVRRKTGPQTLV from the coding sequence ATCGGCGCGGCCGCGGTCGGCACGCTCGGGCGCTTGATGCTGGAGTCGGCCGCGGGCATTCGCCTGCCGTTCTATCTGGCGTTTCCGGTCGTGACGATTGCCGCCTGGTATGGCGGCTTCTGGCCCGGCATCGTCGCCATTGCCACGTATGCACTGCTGTTTGCCGGATTGGTCGAGTTGCAAGCAATTCCACCCGTCAACCTCACGCCGGTGCAGTTGAGCGTGTTTGCGGCGGGTGCGCTGCTGATCTGCCTGCTGTGCGAACAGTTGCGCCGGGCGCGCGCCGGTGCCGAACGCCGCGCCCGCGCTGAAACGCTGCAGCGCGTGTCGCAGCAGCGCCTGCTGGCAGCGCTACAGGCCTCGCCCATCTCGCTCTACGACGTCGATAACACGATGCACTTCACCTGGGTGCACAACCCCGTGCTCGGCCTGAAACCTGAGCAACTGATGGGGCGCACCGTGCGCGAAGTGTTCGGCCGCCGTGCCGCCGCGCGCCTGACAGAAGCGAGCCAGCGCGTGATTGCCAACGGCACGCCCACGCGGGTGGAATTCGCCTTCCGCCGCCGGCACACCCAGCGCGTGGTTTATGACGTGGTCGTCATGCCCCTGCGTGATGACACGGGCGAGATCGTCGGCCTGACCAATGCCGTGATCGACATCAGCGAACACCGCCAGGCCGAAGCCCGCCGCGCGCAGTTGCTTGAAGCCGAATCGCGCGCCCGTGAAGAGGCCGAACGCGCCAGCCGCCTGAAGGACGACTTCCTTGCCACCGTCAGCCACGAACTGCGCACGCCGCTCAATGCCGTGCTGGGCTGGGCGCAGCTGCTGAACATGCGCGCCTACGACGAGGCTATGTTCAAGCGCGGCCTGGCCGCCATCGAGCGCAGCGCCCGCACGCAAGTCCACCTGATCGACGATTTGCTCGACATGTCGGCCATCCTGTCGGGCAAGGTGCCGCTGGAGATTGGAGAAGTCGATCTGGCCGACGTGCTGGAGCGCGCCCGCGAAACCATCGAGCCGATGGCGCGCCAGAAGCAGATCAGCATCGACACGGAATACCTGCCCGTGCCCATGCTGCAAGGCGATGCGGGGCGCCTGAAACAGGTGTTCTGGAACCTGCTGGCCAACGCCGTGAAGTTCACGCCCGAGGGTGGACACGTCCGGTTATCGGTACACCCGGCACCAGAAGGCGTGGTGGCCACGGTGCGCGATACCGGCATCGGCATTGAGCCCGCCTTCCTGCCGCATATCTTTGACCGCTTCCAGCAGGCAGACCTGTCCAACACGCGGCGCCATGGTGGCCTGGGACTGGGGCTGTCGATCGCCAAGCAACTGGTCGAACTGCATCATGGGCGCATTACCGCGGCCAGCAGCGGGGCCAATCACGGCACCACGATGGCCGTCACGCTGCCGCTGCATGCCGCACAGCCGGACGAACAGACTGGCCGTACGCCCGGCCTCGTTTCCGGCACGTCGGCGCCCACCCTGGATGGCATGCGCGTGCTGGCCGTGGACGACAACCCAGAATCGCTCGGCGTGATTGCGCTGATGCTCGAGCGCTACGGCGCCGAGGTCGTTACCGTGTCCAACGGGCCCGCTGCACTCGACGCGCTGGAACAAGCCGCAGCAGACTGCCCGTTCGATGCGCTGGTCAGCGACCTGGCCATGCCCGGCATGGATGGCATGCAGCTTGTGCGTGCAGTGCGCGCGAAAGGCATGATCGACCTGCCCGCCATTGCCGTCACCGCATTTGCCGATCCGATCCGATTGAAAGCGGCCAAGGAGGCCGGCTACCAATCCGTCATCACCAAACCGATCTTCCCCGGTGAACTGGGCCACGTGCTGGCCGCCAACGTGCGTCGCAAGACCGGCCCGCAGACGTTGGTTTAG